A window of Mucilaginibacter paludis DSM 18603 contains these coding sequences:
- a CDS encoding toxic anion resistance protein, which produces MESTDNQELNITPVSLDASTTPVKVDKEGNVDLSNIKPEEVKKYGELSKDLNPKDVNSILNYGTEVQNSMERYSNTFLTSVRTYNSGEVGVLITDLLTELNYIDVDELNQSAFSSFISHIPFVKKLVFDAKKLFQKYDTVVNNIDKITNKIKAGRVNSIKDNASLQTMFDSNVGYIHQMEELIISGQLKYNELSEQLAQMDANPSAYNDYEIADMRDFVNRLDKRLADLKVVRFIMLQSLAQIRVVQNNNTSIAEKAQSIVSTTIPVWKNQLTIAVALNRQKENVEMQKKISDTTNTILQKNAELLKQNSIDVARENEKTVVSLDTLKRTTASLIETLTEVKRIHDEGTANRKTLNTELQNLETELKKNVTSLT; this is translated from the coding sequence ATGGAAAGCACAGATAACCAAGAACTAAATATTACACCGGTGAGCCTGGATGCAAGCACCACCCCGGTTAAGGTGGATAAGGAGGGCAATGTTGACCTCAGCAATATTAAGCCCGAAGAGGTAAAAAAATACGGTGAGTTAAGTAAGGATCTGAACCCGAAGGATGTAAACTCCATCCTGAACTATGGTACCGAGGTACAAAACTCGATGGAAAGGTATAGCAATACCTTCCTCACGTCTGTACGTACTTATAACTCGGGCGAGGTGGGTGTGCTCATTACCGATTTACTTACCGAATTGAATTATATTGATGTGGATGAGTTAAATCAAAGCGCTTTTTCATCCTTCATATCACACATTCCGTTTGTTAAAAAATTGGTTTTCGATGCAAAAAAACTGTTTCAAAAATACGATACGGTAGTTAACAACATCGATAAAATCACCAATAAAATAAAAGCGGGCCGGGTAAACTCCATCAAGGATAATGCTTCGCTGCAAACCATGTTTGATAGTAATGTGGGCTACATACACCAGATGGAAGAGCTGATTATCTCCGGTCAGTTAAAATATAACGAGTTGAGCGAGCAGTTGGCGCAGATGGATGCCAACCCATCGGCCTATAACGATTATGAAATTGCCGACATGCGCGATTTTGTGAACCGGTTGGATAAGCGCCTGGCCGATTTAAAGGTGGTACGTTTTATTATGCTGCAATCGCTGGCGCAAATCAGGGTGGTACAAAACAACAATACTTCTATTGCCGAAAAGGCACAGTCTATTGTATCAACCACCATCCCCGTTTGGAAAAACCAGCTCACCATCGCCGTAGCCCTTAATCGCCAAAAGGAAAACGTGGAGATGCAGAAAAAGATATCGGACACTACCAATACCATTCTGCAAAAAAACGCCGAGCTGCTTAAACAAAACAGTATTGATGTAGCCCGCGAGAACGAGAAAACGGTAGTCTCGCTGGATACCCTGAAACGGACAACAGCATCGCTGATAGAAACACTAACAGAAGTGAAGCGCATCCACGACGAAGGTACTGCTAACCGCAAAACCCTCAATACGGAATTGCAAAACCTTGAAACCGAACTGAAAAAGAACGTAACGAGTTTGACTTAG
- a CDS encoding phosphatidylglycerophosphatase A family protein yields MDGFKFANKAIASIGGVGFLKGGGTYAAILTCGLIWLWWQNPALQNPWYLLVFTVLVTLLGVYVGNKVEPDWGEDSSRVVIDEVAGMLIAMLFIQPNIYFLIAGLILFRFFDILKPLYIRKMEDFPGGLGVMMDDVLAGVYSNILLWLGYWVYQLLKRP; encoded by the coding sequence ATGGACGGGTTTAAGTTTGCTAACAAAGCCATAGCATCAATTGGTGGCGTTGGGTTTTTAAAAGGAGGGGGCACTTATGCCGCCATATTAACCTGCGGTTTGATTTGGCTGTGGTGGCAAAACCCGGCCTTGCAAAACCCCTGGTATTTGCTGGTTTTTACCGTTTTGGTTACACTCTTGGGCGTTTACGTAGGCAATAAGGTGGAGCCCGACTGGGGCGAAGATAGTTCGCGCGTGGTCATTGACGAAGTTGCCGGGATGCTTATCGCGATGTTGTTTATACAGCCCAATATTTATTTCCTGATAGCGGGGCTTATTCTTTTTCGCTTTTTTGATATCCTGAAGCCATTATACATCCGCAAGATGGAGGATTTTCCGGGTGGCTTAGGCGTTATGATGGATGATGTTTTAGCCGGGGTTTACTCCAATATATTGCTTTGGCTGGGGTATTGGGTGTATCAGTTATTAAAAAGGCCATAG
- a CDS encoding TerD family protein: MAINLVKGQTIDLRKNDRGESYDLSSVTIGLGWDVKQSHSGGFLGKLFGGGDDAEYDLDAIAFLLDKNGKVANRGRNIKASDGRNLSLFESDVIYFNSMKHPSGHIWLTGDNRTGAGEGDDEQIIVKLDALDPKYDRILFLVTIYQGRKNNQHFGMVENAFIRAVDARGTEIAKFSLSGNFTYNGMCSMTFAEVYRRDGSWKFRAIGEPGTTDSFIDILTKYTA, translated from the coding sequence ATGGCTATAAATTTAGTAAAAGGTCAAACTATTGATCTGCGCAAAAACGATCGGGGCGAAAGTTACGATTTGTCGTCGGTAACTATTGGTTTAGGCTGGGATGTTAAACAGAGCCATAGCGGCGGCTTTTTAGGAAAGCTGTTTGGCGGTGGCGATGATGCCGAATATGATTTGGATGCCATTGCTTTTTTGTTGGATAAAAACGGAAAAGTAGCCAACCGGGGCCGTAATATCAAAGCCAGCGATGGCCGTAACCTGAGTTTGTTTGAAAGCGATGTAATCTATTTCAACTCCATGAAGCATCCATCGGGTCATATCTGGCTAACGGGCGATAACCGTACCGGGGCCGGCGAGGGTGATGATGAACAGATTATTGTAAAGCTGGACGCGCTCGATCCAAAGTATGATCGCATCCTGTTTTTGGTTACCATATACCAGGGGCGCAAAAATAACCAGCATTTTGGCATGGTCGAGAACGCCTTTATCCGTGCTGTAGATGCACGCGGTACCGAAATTGCCAAGTTCAGCCTATCCGGAAACTTTACCTATAATGGCATGTGCTCCATGACGTTTGCCGAAGTTTACCGCAGGGATGGTTCCTGGAAATTCAGGGCCATAGGCGAGCCCGGCACAACAGATAGTTTTATCGATATTCTGACCAAATACACTGCTTAA
- a CDS encoding TerC family protein: MDFLHTLLGPDIKAGLLIILNLIVIESLLSVDNAAVLATMVIDLPKHQRARALRYGIIGAYVLRGVCLFLASWLVKIWWLKPIGGLYLLYLAFNYFKGKMSEASGGEDESVDKNQNWLYKSTVGVFGVFWATVALVELMDLAFSIDNVFAAVAFTDHVFLIYTGVFIGILAMRFVAQAFVKLMEKFSFLETVAFIVIGVLGIKLTASIYVHFYPASPVAEAMEGETADILVSVFTVAIFLIPVITSLLFNFPKKNIIKPEVAESAEDVVDKF; encoded by the coding sequence ATGGACTTTTTACACACCCTTTTGGGGCCTGATATTAAAGCCGGCCTGTTAATTATTTTAAACCTGATTGTAATTGAAAGCTTACTATCGGTAGATAATGCCGCCGTACTGGCCACCATGGTGATTGATTTACCCAAGCATCAACGTGCCAGGGCACTGCGTTACGGTATCATCGGCGCTTATGTATTACGTGGCGTTTGCCTTTTTTTAGCATCGTGGCTGGTAAAAATATGGTGGTTAAAACCTATCGGCGGCTTGTACCTGTTGTACCTGGCCTTTAACTATTTTAAAGGCAAAATGAGCGAAGCCAGCGGCGGCGAAGATGAATCTGTTGATAAGAACCAAAACTGGCTGTATAAATCAACCGTGGGCGTATTTGGCGTTTTCTGGGCCACGGTAGCTTTGGTTGAACTGATGGACCTTGCGTTTTCTATCGATAACGTGTTTGCTGCTGTAGCCTTTACCGATCATGTTTTTTTAATTTATACCGGCGTATTTATTGGCATACTGGCCATGCGTTTTGTGGCGCAGGCTTTTGTGAAGCTGATGGAGAAATTTAGCTTTTTAGAAACCGTGGCCTTTATTGTAATTGGCGTGCTGGGTATCAAATTAACAGCTTCTATTTATGTACACTTTTACCCGGCCAGCCCCGTGGCCGAAGCTATGGAAGGCGAAACGGCAGATATATTGGTTTCTGTATTTACGGTAGCCATATTTTTGATACCGGTAATTACTTCCTTGCTGTTTAATTTTCCTAAAAAGAATATCATTAAACCCGAGGTGGCCGAATCTGCTGAGGATGTGGTTGATAAATTTTAA
- a CDS encoding TerD family protein, which yields MAINLQKGQREAINAPKFTIGLGWDTNSSSTGSAFDLDASVFILGDNKRIVSEEHFVFYNNLVSPDGAVEHTGDNLTGAGDGDDEQIKVDLSKIDPRVSEICIVVTIHEAESRRQNFGQVRNSFIRIFDADTNADILKYELEEDFSIETAVEFGRIYKRDNNWKFEAVGAGMKGGLQDYLTKYN from the coding sequence ATGGCAATTAACTTGCAAAAAGGGCAGCGTGAAGCCATTAACGCACCCAAATTTACTATAGGCCTGGGCTGGGATACCAACAGCTCATCAACTGGCAGCGCATTTGATCTGGATGCCTCGGTTTTTATTCTTGGCGACAACAAAAGAATTGTAAGCGAAGAGCATTTTGTTTTTTACAACAACCTCGTTTCGCCGGATGGTGCCGTTGAACATACGGGCGATAACCTTACCGGGGCCGGAGATGGCGACGATGAGCAGATTAAAGTTGACCTATCTAAAATTGACCCCAGGGTTAGCGAAATTTGTATTGTAGTAACCATACACGAAGCCGAGAGCCGCAGGCAAAACTTTGGCCAGGTACGCAACTCTTTCATCCGTATTTTTGATGCCGATACCAATGCCGATATTTTAAAATACGAGCTGGAAGAAGATTTTTCCATCGAAACCGCAGTTGAGTTCGGGCGGATTTACAAACGCGATAACAACTGGAAGTTTGAGGCCGTAGGTGCCGGTATGAAGGGCGGCCTGCAGGATTATTTAACCAAATATAACTAA
- a CDS encoding phosphoribosyltransferase family protein: MLATYSLHHIDNANYFGFNPDDYSRFKFGDEAVAKTYGTSLAEGFIQNCLVRQSIEQQIVVISSPFSFIPTATFALKTWFVCHLNRWLARHGYQVVQETKVHRTVTYKEDYGELDAEQRISLIGNDLFHIDKDFLTNKTLIFLDDIKITGSHERMIMKMVGNYQLDNDIYMLYFAELVNKAIHPNIENYLNYHQVKSIFELDPIIKSGSFAINTRIVKYILNYDFDSFRIFIENQTSAFVDLLYDMALGNGYHTIEAYAKNLNFISSNLLINTHKLIQHGN, encoded by the coding sequence ATGTTAGCTACCTATTCGCTACATCATATAGATAATGCCAACTACTTTGGGTTTAACCCGGACGACTATAGCCGTTTTAAGTTTGGCGACGAAGCCGTTGCCAAAACCTATGGCACCAGCCTTGCCGAGGGCTTTATTCAAAATTGCCTGGTAAGGCAGTCCATTGAGCAGCAAATTGTGGTCATTTCCAGTCCTTTTTCCTTTATACCTACCGCTACCTTTGCCCTTAAAACCTGGTTTGTTTGCCACTTAAACCGCTGGTTGGCCAGGCATGGTTATCAGGTAGTGCAAGAAACCAAGGTACACCGCACCGTTACCTATAAAGAAGATTACGGCGAACTGGATGCCGAGCAACGAATCAGCCTCATCGGGAACGACCTGTTCCACATCGATAAGGATTTTCTCACCAATAAAACCCTTATTTTTTTAGATGATATTAAAATAACCGGCAGCCACGAGCGGATGATCATGAAAATGGTTGGCAATTATCAGCTCGATAACGATATCTACATGCTTTATTTTGCCGAGTTGGTAAATAAAGCCATTCATCCCAATATCGAAAATTACCTGAACTATCACCAGGTGAAATCAATTTTTGAGCTCGACCCAATTATCAAAAGCGGCAGCTTCGCCATCAATACCCGGATAGTAAAATACATCCTCAATTACGATTTTGATAGCTTCCGCATTTTTATCGAAAACCAAACCAGTGCTTTTGTTGATCTGCTTTATGATATGGCGCTGGGCAACGGCTATCATACTATCGAAGCTTACGCTAAAAATTTGAACTTTATTTCTTCTAACCTGTTAATAAACACTCATAAACTGATACAACATGGCAATTAA
- a CDS encoding MGH1-like glycoside hydrolase domain-containing protein translates to MANPVKNAEQTRLDENAKKPVPLEHWGPYVSERQWATVREDYSSNGDAWGHFTHDQARSRSYRWGEDGIAGISDYFQRLCFAVAVWNGKDPILKERLFGLPNGQGNHGEDVKELYYYLDNVPSHYYMKYLYKYPQTGFPYDELVSVNIHRSKMEPEYELLDTNVFDNDKYFDIYITYAKHHSEDIQICIEIVNRGPLTADITVLPTLWFFNYWQTDKSKPKPLITRLNHKSVKASHYIIGDYYFYFQDTGKSLFTENETNRERIYRQPNENVFVKDAFHEAIIDGDNFDELAAKNDGTKFAPVYKYTIRPKQSKKIFMRLSKEPVENPIGHNFEELFELRKKEADEFYNSLMPKSLSPELANIQRQAFAGLLWNKQYYHYDTREWHRASTHSDPSLATRPNGRNGNWKYLNNQDVISMPDKWEYPWYAAWDLAFHCVPMAIIDPEFAKNQLILIMREWYMNPEGQVPAYEWNFSDVNPPVQAWAALQVYRIEKEKKGVGDLRFLKRIFQKLIINFTWWANRKDVNGNNIFAGGFLGLDNIGVFDRSSQIKDAVLEQVDGTSWMGTFALNMMDIALEISMYDDSFEDMALKFYEHFVLIAEALNELGLWNEEDSFFYDMLRMKHGNHHLKVRSLVGLTSMFAVSVFNYDKLEALRDFTKRASWLNKYRTQNKLFLPIHDDGKGKVLLSLVPFERLAKLLERICDESEFLAKGGIRALSKFHEKNPYTANIDGRHYSIKYEPGDSTTNLFGGNSNWRGPIWMPMNFILINSLKKYYEFYGDEKKFNFPTDEGIKQISLGEIANQLIRRLISTFETDKNGDRPVNYKTHQAFYRKPENADLILYYEYFHGDDSYGLGASHQTGWSALIANMINDIY, encoded by the coding sequence ATGGCAAATCCGGTTAAAAACGCAGAGCAAACAAGGTTAGACGAAAACGCAAAAAAGCCTGTTCCGTTAGAGCACTGGGGGCCTTACGTAAGCGAGCGGCAATGGGCAACCGTTCGCGAAGATTACAGCTCTAACGGTGATGCCTGGGGGCACTTCACGCACGACCAGGCCCGCAGCCGCAGCTACCGCTGGGGCGAAGACGGCATAGCTGGGATATCCGATTACTTTCAGCGTTTATGTTTTGCCGTAGCGGTTTGGAACGGTAAAGATCCCATTTTGAAAGAACGTTTATTTGGCTTGCCAAACGGGCAGGGTAACCACGGCGAGGATGTTAAAGAGCTGTATTACTACCTGGATAATGTGCCATCGCATTATTACATGAAGTATTTGTACAAATACCCGCAAACAGGTTTCCCGTACGATGAGTTGGTGAGTGTAAACATCCATCGCTCCAAAATGGAACCCGAGTACGAGCTTTTAGATACCAATGTATTTGATAACGATAAGTATTTTGATATATACATTACCTACGCCAAACACCACTCGGAAGATATACAGATCTGTATTGAAATTGTTAACCGAGGCCCTTTAACTGCCGATATTACCGTATTGCCCACGCTCTGGTTTTTTAATTACTGGCAAACAGATAAATCAAAGCCCAAACCGCTTATAACGCGGCTAAACCATAAAAGCGTTAAGGCCAGCCATTACATCATCGGCGATTATTATTTTTATTTTCAGGATACCGGCAAATCGTTATTTACAGAAAACGAAACCAACCGCGAGCGCATATACAGGCAACCCAACGAAAACGTGTTTGTAAAAGACGCTTTCCATGAGGCTATTATTGATGGTGATAACTTTGATGAATTAGCAGCCAAAAACGACGGAACAAAGTTTGCGCCCGTTTATAAATACACCATCAGGCCTAAGCAATCAAAAAAAATATTTATGCGCCTGAGCAAGGAGCCGGTTGAAAACCCGATAGGCCATAATTTTGAAGAGTTATTTGAACTGAGAAAGAAGGAGGCCGATGAGTTTTATAACAGCCTGATGCCTAAATCGCTCTCGCCCGAACTGGCTAACATTCAGCGGCAGGCTTTTGCGGGTTTGCTGTGGAACAAGCAATATTACCACTACGATACCAGGGAATGGCACCGCGCCAGTACCCACTCAGACCCATCACTGGCAACCCGGCCCAACGGCCGTAACGGCAACTGGAAATACCTTAACAACCAGGATGTGATATCCATGCCCGATAAATGGGAATACCCCTGGTATGCTGCCTGGGATTTGGCTTTCCACTGCGTGCCTATGGCTATTATTGACCCTGAGTTTGCAAAAAATCAATTGATATTGATTATGCGCGAGTGGTACATGAACCCCGAAGGGCAGGTACCTGCCTATGAGTGGAACTTTAGCGATGTTAACCCCCCCGTGCAGGCCTGGGCGGCCTTGCAGGTATACCGGATTGAAAAAGAGAAAAAGGGCGTTGGCGATCTGCGGTTTTTAAAACGGATATTCCAGAAGCTGATTATCAATTTTACCTGGTGGGCCAACCGCAAGGATGTTAACGGCAACAATATATTTGCCGGCGGATTTTTGGGGCTGGATAACATCGGCGTGTTTGACCGCAGCAGCCAGATCAAAGATGCCGTATTGGAGCAGGTTGACGGTACAAGCTGGATGGGCACCTTTGCCCTCAACATGATGGATATTGCGCTCGAGATATCCATGTACGACGATTCTTTCGAGGATATGGCCCTCAAGTTTTACGAGCACTTTGTATTGATTGCCGAAGCCCTGAACGAACTGGGCTTATGGAACGAGGAGGATTCGTTTTTTTACGATATGCTACGCATGAAGCACGGCAACCACCACTTAAAAGTACGATCGTTGGTGGGGCTTACCTCGATGTTTGCAGTATCGGTTTTCAACTATGATAAGCTCGAGGCTTTGAGGGATTTTACCAAAAGGGCGTCATGGCTCAATAAATACCGCACCCAGAATAAATTATTTTTGCCGATACACGATGACGGAAAGGGCAAAGTATTGCTATCCCTGGTACCTTTTGAGCGCCTGGCTAAATTACTGGAACGGATATGCGATGAGAGCGAATTTTTAGCCAAGGGAGGGATAAGAGCCTTATCCAAATTCCATGAAAAAAACCCTTATACCGCCAATATTGACGGGCGCCACTACTCTATCAAATACGAGCCCGGCGACTCGACAACAAACTTATTTGGCGGTAACTCCAACTGGCGCGGCCCCATCTGGATGCCTATGAATTTTATATTGATCAACTCGCTTAAAAAGTATTATGAGTTTTATGGCGACGAAAAGAAATTCAATTTCCCTACAGACGAAGGCATTAAACAAATATCGCTCGGCGAAATAGCCAACCAGTTGATCCGCAGGTTAATATCAACCTTTGAGACCGATAAAAATGGCGACAGGCCGGTTAATTATAAAACCCACCAGGCTTTTTACCGAAAACCAGAAAATGCCGACCTGATACTTTATTACGAATATTTCCACGGCGACGACAGTTATGGCCTTGGCGCAAGCCACCAAACCGGCTGGAGCGCGCTCATTGCCAATATGATTAACGATATTTATTGA
- a CDS encoding TerD family protein, whose product MAINLQKGQRISLEKSNGSKLQNVCVGINWGAIEKKGLFGFGATKEAVDLDASCALFDETKKLTEVIYFGNLRSKDGSVKHSGDDLTGDMAGDDGLDNEVITLDFSMLKPQISYVAFVLNSFRGQDFGTIPFASIRIYEGTPKRVNEIFATYDIAHSKDFAGHVSMVMGVFYKKNGEWKFNAIGEATRDKKLEETVRTVGQNFL is encoded by the coding sequence ATGGCAATCAATCTTCAAAAAGGGCAGCGCATCAGTCTCGAAAAAAGCAACGGTAGCAAGCTGCAAAACGTTTGCGTTGGTATTAACTGGGGCGCTATTGAAAAAAAAGGACTTTTTGGCTTTGGCGCTACCAAAGAGGCTGTTGACCTTGACGCCAGCTGCGCGCTGTTTGATGAAACCAAAAAACTAACCGAGGTGATCTATTTTGGCAATTTGCGCTCAAAAGATGGTTCGGTAAAACACAGCGGTGACGATTTAACCGGCGATATGGCTGGTGATGATGGCTTGGATAACGAGGTAATTACCCTTGATTTTTCTATGCTGAAACCGCAGATAAGCTATGTGGCTTTTGTGCTCAACAGCTTTCGCGGGCAGGATTTTGGTACCATTCCGTTTGCGTCCATTCGCATTTACGAGGGTACGCCTAAACGGGTGAACGAGATTTTTGCTACCTATGATATTGCACACAGCAAAGATTTTGCCGGGCATGTATCCATGGTGATGGGCGTGTTTTATAAAAAGAACGGCGAGTGGAAGTTTAATGCCATAGGCGAGGCTACCCGCGATAAAAAACTGGAAGAAACGGTACGTACCGTAGGCCAAAACTTTTTATAA
- a CDS encoding TerD family protein: MAINLLKGQKITIGLSKMTVGLGWNPNEGTGYDFDLDVSAIMIDANRFVPEDEFFVFYNNADSPDTAVHHTGDDPSGGNSDGGDDESINVDLTKVDAKIQEILFVVTIHEAQARRQNFGQVRDSYIRIVDDLTGAEVCKYELGEDFSIETAIEFGRLYRRGGEWKFEASGVGYKEDLAFFLSKYFKGQIIK, encoded by the coding sequence ATGGCTATTAACTTATTAAAGGGGCAAAAAATAACAATAGGGTTATCAAAAATGACGGTTGGCTTGGGCTGGAACCCCAACGAGGGCACGGGTTACGATTTCGATCTGGACGTTTCCGCCATCATGATTGATGCTAACCGCTTTGTGCCCGAGGATGAATTTTTTGTTTTTTATAACAATGCCGATTCGCCCGATACCGCCGTACACCATACCGGTGACGATCCTTCGGGAGGAAACAGCGATGGCGGAGACGATGAATCTATCAATGTTGACCTGACTAAGGTTGATGCTAAAATCCAAGAGATCTTATTTGTGGTCACCATCCACGAGGCCCAGGCCCGCAGGCAAAACTTTGGGCAGGTGCGCGATTCGTACATCCGCATTGTTGACGATTTAACCGGCGCCGAAGTTTGCAAGTACGAGCTGGGCGAGGATTTTTCGATAGAAACCGCTATCGAATTCGGTCGCTTGTACCGCCGTGGCGGCGAGTGGAAGTTTGAAGCTTCGGGAGTAGGGTATAAGGAAGACCTGGCTTTCTTTTTAAGTAAATACTTTAAAGGGCAGATTATAAAATAA
- a CDS encoding HAD family hydrolase: protein MPFYQHYSFDLWLTLIKSNPGFKSERTKIFHRDFNPDHKSIDEVALAFRQVDLMCNAVNERTGKNIDSDEMYLMVISLLNNNQLNLYDIDTDELYAGMEQLVFQYMPVLYSDETIEVLARLKDMSGSTFSILSNTGFIRGVTLRKILMELKLHPYFDFQLYSDEVGLSKPNPDFFNLMLKKISEVKSANDVNLKNIIHIGDNPKADIEGADAIGINSFLINSNHLPISSLIK from the coding sequence ATGCCCTTTTACCAGCATTATTCCTTCGACCTTTGGCTTACGCTCATTAAATCAAACCCTGGTTTTAAATCCGAACGTACCAAAATATTCCACCGCGATTTTAATCCGGACCATAAAAGTATCGACGAAGTTGCCCTGGCCTTTCGGCAGGTTGATTTGATGTGCAACGCCGTGAATGAGCGTACCGGCAAAAATATCGATTCGGACGAGATGTACCTCATGGTGATCAGTCTCCTTAATAACAATCAACTCAACCTTTACGATATTGATACTGACGAACTTTACGCCGGTATGGAACAACTGGTATTTCAATATATGCCGGTTTTGTATTCTGATGAAACAATTGAGGTGCTGGCGCGTCTAAAAGATATGAGCGGTAGCACCTTTAGTATCTTAAGCAATACAGGCTTTATCCGCGGAGTTACCTTGCGGAAAATACTGATGGAGCTGAAGCTGCATCCCTACTTTGATTTTCAGCTTTATTCGGATGAGGTAGGCCTGTCCAAGCCCAATCCGGATTTTTTTAACCTGATGTTAAAAAAAATAAGCGAGGTAAAGTCCGCAAATGATGTGAATTTGAAAAATATTATCCATATTGGCGACAACCCTAAGGCTGATATAGAAGGTGCTGATGCGATAGGCATCAACAGCTTTTTAATTAATTCGAACCATTTACCTATTTCAAGCTTAATTAAATAA